One Mercurialis annua linkage group LG3, ddMerAnnu1.2, whole genome shotgun sequence DNA window includes the following coding sequences:
- the LOC126672381 gene encoding uncharacterized protein LOC126672381, whose protein sequence is MVSTHNLSFIGLIESKKEVVNDFLVNKLWPNLDYKFDFIPSIGASGGLLLIWNSILLRNVIITKGHRCIVMDFVFEARPCRHILIYASNVALERELFWRQLNDFLNFMGTIFISGDFNETLHLEERLNATVFTPSMLALRDLINNAKMLDLPLQGRTFTWQNSHSRSRIDRCLVSASVSALWPRMSLSSLPRGQSDHVSICFKSDKVVDWGPKPFRSIDAWWEHEEFEEFAKQIKELSAKILLKEIAGDAGVISEEEKQELSSLREDMWTAEKRLESLWVQKSRLKWNTAGDRNTKFFHNMASVHYRNNFISSIQFDDLIYTEPKDIRFYIREFYSRLYSRGDIIQFDITGLQFSSLLPAESDSLVTAFSEEEIFAAICSCGEKKAPGPDGFNFFFYKKAWPFMKDMFVEFFSDFFRFNILPKGINTSFMVLVPKVAGSANVKDYRPISLVNGFFKLLSKTLSRRLALLMSKVVSENQHAFLKRRSIQECSMIANEFVHSTSRNKVKLLVLKLDF, encoded by the exons ATGGTTTCTACTCACAACCTCTCATTTATTGGTTTAATTGAGTCGAAAAAAGAGGTTGTGAATGACTTTCTTGTTAATAAGCTATGGCCTAACTTGGATTATAAGTTTGATTTTATTCCCTCTATTGGCGCTTCTGGTGGTTTGTTGCTTATCTGGAATTCtattttgcttcgtaatgttataattaCGAAAGGGCATCGGTGTATTGTTATGGATTTTGTTTTTGAGGCCCGTCCTTGTCGTCACATTCTGATCTATGCGAGTAACGTTGCTTTGGAAAGGGAGTTGTTCTGGCGgcaattaaatgattttttaaatttcatggGTACTATCTTCATAAGTGGTGATTTTAATGAAACGCTGCATCTAGAGGAGAGGTTAAATGCGACGGTTTTCACTCCCTCCATGTTGGCATTGCGGGATTTGATTAACAACGCCAAGATGCTAGATCTTCCTCTTCAGGGTAGGACGTTTACTTGGCAAAATTCTCATTCTAGATCTCGGATTGACAGGTGTTTAGTTTCGGCTTCAGTCAGTGCGTTATGGCCAAGGATGTCACTATCATCATTACCTAGAGGACAATCTGATCATGTctctatttgttttaaatctgaTAAGGTTGTCGATTGGGGTCCAAAACCTTTTCGGTCCATTGATGCGTGGTGGGAACATGAAGAATTCGAAGAATTT GCTAAACAGATCAAGGAACTATCGGCGAAGATTCTATTGAAGGAGATTGCCGGGGATGCGGGTGTTATTTCTGAAGAGGAGAAGCAGGAGTTGTCTAGTCTTAGAGAGGATATGTGGACAGCTGAGAAGAGATTAGAATCTCTTTGGGTTCAGAAATCAAGATTAAAGTGGAATACTGCAGGTGATAGAAATACTAAGTTTTTCCACAACATGGCTTCGGTTCACTATAGAAACAATTTTATTTCTTCGATTCAATTCGACGATTTAATTTACACGGAGCCTAAGGATATCAGATTTTATATCAGAGAGTTCTATAGTCGTTTATATAGCAGAGGGGACATCATCCAGTTTGATATTACAGGGCTGCAATTTAGCAGTTTGTTACCGGCTGAAAGTGATTCGCTGGTCACGGCATTCTCAGAAGAGGAGATTTTTGCCGCTATCTGTTCTTGTGGAGAGAAGAAAGCTCCAGGGCCGGATGGGTTTAACTTCTTTTTTTACAAGAAAGCTTGGCCATTTATGAAAGATATGTTTGTGGaatttttttctgattttttcaGGTTCAACATCTTACCTAAGGGTATTAATACATCCTTTATGGTTCTTGTTCCAAAGGTGGCGGGCTCAGCCAATGTTAAGGATTATAGACCTATTAGTCTTGTTAATGGTTTCTTCAAATTGTTATCGAAGACTCTTTCGAGGAGATTAGCACTGTTGATGTCCAAAGTTGTGTCTGAAAATCAACATGCTTTTCTTAAAAGAAGAAGTATCCAGGAGTGCTCGATGATTGCCAATGAGTTCGTCCATTCAACTTCGAGGAATAAGGTGAAATTGCTTGTTCTAAAGCTTGATTTCTAG
- the LOC126672380 gene encoding uncharacterized protein LOC126672380: MVSTHNLSFIGLIESKKEVVNDFLVNKLWPNLDYKFDFIPSIGASGGLLLIWNSILLRNVIITKGHRCIVMDFVFEARPCRHILIYASNVALERELFWRQLNDFLNFMGTIFISGDFNETLHLEERLNATVFTPSMLALRDLINNAKMLDLPLQGRTFTWQNSHSRSRIDRCLVSASVSALWPRMSLSSLPRGQSDHVSICFKSDKVVDWGPKPFRSIDAWWEHEEFEEFAKQIKELSAKILLKEIAGDAGVISEEEKQELSSLREDMWTAEKRLESLWVQKSRLKWNTAGDRNTKFFHNMASVHYRNNFISSIQFDDLIYTEPKDIRFYIREFYSRLYSRGDIIQFDITGLQFSSLLPAESDSLVTAFSEEEIFAAICSCGEKKAPGPDGFNFFFYKKAWPFMKDMFVEFFSDFFRFNILPKGINTSFMVLVPKVAGSANVKDYRPISLVNR; this comes from the exons ATGGTTTCTACTCACAACCTCTCATTTATTGGTTTAATTGAGTCGAAAAAAGAGGTTGTGAATGACTTTCTTGTTAATAAGCTATGGCCTAACTTGGATTATAAGTTTGATTTTATTCCCTCTATTGGCGCTTCTGGTGGTTTGTTGCTTATCTGGAATTCtattttgcttcgtaatgttataattaCGAAAGGGCATCGGTGTATTGTTATGGATTTTGTTTTTGAGGCCCGTCCTTGTCGTCACATTCTGATCTATGCGAGTAACGTTGCTTTGGAAAGGGAGTTGTTCTGGCGgcaattaaatgattttttaaatttcatggGTACTATCTTCATAAGTGGTGATTTTAATGAAACGCTGCATCTAGAGGAGAGGTTAAATGCGACGGTTTTCACTCCCTCCATGTTGGCATTGCGGGATTTGATTAACAACGCCAAGATGCTAGATCTTCCTCTTCAGGGTAGGACGTTTACTTGGCAAAATTCTCATTCTAGATCTCGGATTGACAGGTGTTTAGTTTCGGCTTCAGTCAGTGCGTTATGGCCAAGGATGTCACTATCATCATTACCTAGAGGACAATCTGATCATGTctctatttgttttaaatctgaTAAGGTTGTCGATTGGGGTCCAAAACCTTTTCGGTCCATTGATGCGTGGTGGGAACATGAAGAATTCGAAGAATTT GCTAAACAGATCAAGGAACTATCGGCGAAGATTCTATTGAAGGAGATTGCCGGGGATGCGGGTGTTATTTCTGAAGAGGAGAAGCAGGAGTTGTCTAGTCTTAGAGAGGATATGTGGACAGCTGAGAAGAGATTAGAATCTCTTTGGGTTCAGAAATCAAGATTAAAGTGGAATACTGCAGGTGATAGAAATACTAAGTTTTTCCACAACATGGCTTCGGTTCACTATAGAAACAATTTTATTTCTTCGATTCAATTCGACGATTTAATTTACACGGAGCCTAAGGATATCAGATTTTATATCAGAGAGTTCTATAGTCGTTTATATAGCAGAGGGGACATCATCCAGTTTGATATTACAGGGCTGCAATTTAGCAGTTTGTTACCGGCTGAAAGTGATTCGCTGGTCACGGCATTCTCAGAAGAGGAGATTTTTGCCGCTATCTGTTCTTGTGGAGAGAAGAAAGCTCCAGGGCCGGATGGGTTTAACTTCTTTTTTTACAAGAAAGCTTGGCCATTTATGAAAGATATGTTTGTGGaatttttttctgattttttcaGGTTCAACATCTTACCTAAGGGTATTAATACATCCTTTATGGTTCTTGTTCCAAAGGTGGCGGGCTCAGCCAATGTTAAGGATTATAGACCTATTAGTCTTGTTAACCGATAA